In the Camelus dromedarius isolate mCamDro1 chromosome 13, mCamDro1.pat, whole genome shotgun sequence genome, one interval contains:
- the ADPRHL1 gene encoding inactive ADP-ribosyltransferase ARH2 isoform X2, protein MVRRYVDALEKLPEHRADPATVEGCSQLKPDNYLLAWHTPFNEKGSGFGAATKAMCVGMRYWKPERLETLVEVSIECGRMTHNHPTGFLGSLCTALFASYAVQGKRLEQWGRDMLKTVPLAEEYCKKTIRHLAEYQEQWFYFEAKWQFYLEERKISEDSETEASFPDHYDAEERDKTYRRWSSEGRGGRRGHDAPMIAYDALLGARGNWTELCQRAMFHGGESGATGAIAGCLFGLLHGLDGVPGGLYRELEHKEELGRLGEALYRLSTQENPKSSRICSNKRPIDVQALKKKVSRVTCDLASHAILSSLLLYVTDLEDGPQGPPPAKRAEHAAGGWRCAPEPQGAQRRPTRFQLLQAKFMGTGREPLKRTREVGRLIFKDRQGPSRSLVAATIHKLLEKTGEGAGRPAQAREPQGREKPRGLPAGKSSVKTILKMFLAAEKKEAEGSPPTEPPRAARGPLPKTGGRRSSVLAGLREKFEQSGCLCAEARVLPVRMEEQKKKSLPRKRLRRPETRVLRTATMASTCIRTPPARFLACSAEPVLPFCLATVVCGPRAWLAHCAKVSHSAGLGHTPRGEAGLSSRVREMAPNESRAPGWGKPPQPSMPWAATPRDSLETVLSPASSRGEALLRREPVASSLGPASPGRARAAGGDRTGAAPGMELAGREEGAAPEVTLTVCSSEDESEGVTAGSERDPLFAVQESLPEQKAPGQIPPLDAPTARATRHTQPAVERPQVTVRPPVVHTVPPLPTTQHQAPGREDQQNQGRNLQGREGETGNAGAPPRTTAETGAGPALAPPRGALRNHPDVPKALPLTKPQTSFPAGKAARRSSEASHNLQKHKDGSGEDASEPSSELRWLPQSGERPVGDLGPLSHHSAALGNPQRGPAGCALSGQPAPAPKGRSRTGVPRWLGTGLAEDGTGPESLISVDKSPLCEQEGRSRPLWSPELARPSARAGGSASHNRDQNRATFLNEQLKPSFRAPRQVTAAGASRSPPASATGNALSPGNRVAEEWAPWQEGGSPVLPTGPGLVVQEPTSQPSRSLPTPPQEAASTPLLLVTPQEAASRKPATGKMEVAAGSRNAGAVQWSHQGNSPEPWTPAPGGLVPQGGRKEGALSHTLGTRPLPSESQPAMGRALLWSREQLPAGTGLSHQPPWGAAAAEGQGADRAAWKDPNLQAPRQVVVGEKQRPWAGLGSGESLRRQEEGGPVSLEGPGKKGEACLSEKASSNGAEEAASWPWDEAAGDDTVAPKEEAPGPHTGRGPEHPLGQGARCAEGLPWGPRAQAAGNQAPSPAESPVRRTQAPAGRVVPPGLARPTGSSAEVVPIVSRSVAAGRPDPRGSHGGPGAPCRAGESRTAPGPRPAQGPAVPTSLLGGCHVPGVPAQERSPDTHRAGRGSLGRGPGGRAAHLAKYRAQSFSDQKSFDLSFRPVTLRANDTFTLPK, encoded by the exons AGTACCAGGAGCAGTGGTTTTACTTTGAAGCCAAATGGCAGTTTTACttggaggagagaaaaatcagtgaggACTCGGAGACTGAGGCCAGCTTTCCCGACCACTACGATGCAGAGGAGCGAGACAAG ACCTACAGGAGGTGGAGCTCGGAAGGTCGCGGGGGACGGCGGGGCCACGACGCCCCCATGATTGCCTACGATGCTCTCCTAGGAGCCAGGGGCAACTGGACGGAGCTCTGCCAGCGGGCCATGTTCCACGGAG GTGAGAGCGGGGCCACGGGGGCCATTGCAGGCTGCCTGTTCGGGTTGCTGCACGGCCTGGACGGCGTCCCCGGGGGCCTGTACCGGGAGCTGGAGCACAAGGAGGAGCTGGGGCGCCTGGGCGAAGCCCTGTACCGCCTGTCCACCCAGGAGAA CCCCAAGAGCAGCAGGATTTGCAGCAACAAGAGGCCCATTGATGTCCAAGCCCTAAAGAAGAAAGTCAGCAGGGTGACCTGTGACCTGGCGTCCCACGCCATCCTCAGCAGCCTGCTGCTCTACGTCACCGACCTCGAGGACGGGCCCCAGGGGCCTCCTCCCGCCAAGAGGGCAGAGCATGCGGCAGGCGGGTGGCGCTGTGCCCCCGAGCCCCAGGGTGCCCAGCGGCGGCCCACACGCTTCCAGCTCCTCCAGGCCAAGTTCATGGGCACCGGCCGAGAGCCTCTCAAGAGGACCcgggaggtggggaggctgaTCTTCAAGGACCGGCAGGGCCCCAGCAGGAGCCTGGTGGCGGCCACCATCCACAAGCTCCTGGAGAAGACCGGGGAGGGGGCCGGCCGCCCAGCGCAGGCCCGGGAGCCGCAAGGCCGCGAGAAGCCCCGGGGCCTCCCAGCCGGGAAGAGCTCTGTGAAAACCATCCTGAAGATGTTCTTGGCTGCGGAGAAGAAAGAGGCCGAGGGGAGTCCTCCCACGGAGCCTCCCAGAGCTGCCAGGGGCCCCCTGCCAAAGACAGGGGGCAGGCGGAGCTCTGTCCTGGCCGGGCTGCGGGAGAAGTTCGAGCAGAGCGGCTGCCTGTGCGCGGAGGCCCGGGTGCTGCCCGTCCGCATGGAGGAGCAGAAGAAGAAGAGCCTGCCGCGGAAGAGGCTGCGCCGGCCCGAGACCCGCGTGCTCCGCACGGCCACCATGGCCAGCACCTGCATCCGCACGCCCCCCGCCCGCTTCCTGGCCTGCTCAGCCGAGCCTGTGCTGCCCTTCTGCCTCGCCACCGTGGTCTGCGGCCCCCGGGCCTGGCTGGCCCACTGCGCCAAGGTCAGCCACTCGGCAGGCCTGGGCCACACGCCCAGAGGAGAAGCAGGCCTGTCCTCCCGTGTGAGGGAGATGGCGCCCAACGAGAGCAGAGCGCCAGGGTGGGGGAAGCCCCCGCAGCCCTCCATGCCCTGGGCGGCCACTCCCAGGGACAGCCTGGAGACGgtcctctctcctgcctcctccaggggtGAAGCCCTTCTCCGCCGTGAGCCCGTGGCATCCTCACTTGGACCAGCCAGCCCAGGGCGCGCCAGGGCAGCCGGGGGCGACAGGACGGGGGCCGCCCCAGGGATGGAGCTCGCAGGCCGGGAAGAAGGGGCTGCCCCCGAAGTCACCCTGACCGTCTGCAGTTCAGAGGATGAATCAGAAGGAGTGACTGCAGGCTCAGAGCGAGACCCCCTCTTTGCCGTCCAGGAGAGCCTCCCAGAACAGAAAGCACCCGGACAAATCCCACCACTGGACGCACCCACAGCCCGGGCCACGCGGCACACACAGCCGGCCGTGGAGCGGCCGCAGGTCACAGTCAGGCCCCCGGTCGTGCACACAGTGCCgccccttcccaccacccagCACCAGGCACCAGGCCGTGAAGACCAGCAAAACCAAGGCAGGAATCTTCAGGGGAGAGAGGGCGAGACTGGGAACGCGGGAGCACCCCCTCGCACCACAGCCGAGACAGGGGCTGGCCCCGCACTCGCGCCTCCGCGGGGTGCTCTCCGCAACCATCCAGACGTCCCCAAGGCACTTCCCCTGACGAAACCACAGACAAGTTTTCCTGCAGGAAAAGCAGCCAGACGCAGCTCCGAGGCTTCACACAATCTCCAGAAGCACAAGGACGGTTCAGGGGAAGATGCTTCTGAGCCCAGTTCCGAGCTGCGTTGGCTGCCACAATCCGGGGAAAGGCCGGTGGGTGACCTTGGCCCCTTGTCACATCATTCTGCGGCCTTGGGAAACCCTCAGAGAGGACCGGCCGGCTGTGCCCTCAGCGGTCAGCCAGCACCAGCTCCGAAAGGGAGGAGCAGGACCGGCGTCCCCAGATGGCTAGGGACGGGACTGGCCGAGGACGGGACAGGGCCTGAGAGTCTGATCTCTGTGGACAAGAGCCCCCTGTGTGAGCAAGAAGGACGCAGCAGGCCCCTGTGGTCACCAGAGTTGGCCCGGCCCtcagccagggctggagggagtgcCAGCCACAATCGTGACCAGAACAGAGCGACATTCTTAAATGAACAACTAAAACCAAGCTTCAGAGCGCCCAGGCAGGTGACGGCTGCGGGGGCCTCCAGAAGTCCCCCGGCTTCAGCGACAGGTAATgccctgagcccaggaaacagggtGGCAGAAGAGTGGGCcccctggcaggagggagggagccctgTGCTGCCCACGGGCCCCGGTCTTGTGGTGCAGGAGCCCACTTCCCAGCCTTCAAGGTCCCTGCCCACTCCCCCACAGGAGGCTGCCAGCACCCCACTCCTGCTGGTCACGCCCCAAGAGGCTGCTTCCCGTAAACCAGCCACAGGCAAAATGGAGGTGGCGGCTGGAAGCAGAAATGCAGGTGCTGTGCAGTGGAGCCATCAGGGGAACAGCCCAGAGCCCTGGACTCCTGCGCCAGGCGGCCTGGTGCCACAGGGAGGCCGCAAGGAGGGGGCTTTGAGCCACACCTTGGGCACCAGGCCACTGCCTTCGGAGAGCCAGCCAGCCATGGGCAGGGCACTCCTCTGGTCCAGAGAGCAGCTTCCTGCAGGCACTGGGCTttcccaccagcctccctgggggGCGGCAGCAGCAGAAGGGCAGGGGGCAGACAGGGCGGCCTGGAAGGACCCCAACCTCCAGGCGCCCAGGCAAGTCGTGGTTGGGGAGAAGCAGCGACCATGGGCTGGCCTGGGCAGTGGAGAAAGTCTCCGTAGGCAAGAGGAGGGGGGCCCTGTGAGCCTGGAGGGTCCTGGAAAGAAGGGAGAAGCCTGTTTAAGTGAGAAGGCCAGCTCGAATGGGGCTGAGGAGGCCGCGAGCTGGCCCTGGGACGAGGCTGCGGGGGATGACACGGTGGCCCCGAAAGAGGAGGCTCCCGGCCCGCACACTGGGAGAGGCCCAGAGCACCCactggggcagggggcaaggTGTGCAGAGGGCCTCCCTTGGGGACCCAGAGCCCAGGCAGCCGGGAACCAAGCTCCTTCCCCTGCAGAGAGCCCGGTGCGCCGGACACAGGCCCCGGCTGGCAGGGTGGTGCCCCCCGGCTTGGCACGGCCCACAGGCAGCTCAGCGGAGGTGGTGCCCATCGTGAGCAGAAGTGTGGCAGCCGGGAGACCGGACCCCAGGGGTAGCCATGGGGGGCCTGGAGCACCATGCCGGGCAGGGGAGAGCCGGACAGCCCCCGGTCCCCGGCCAGCACAAGGCCCTGCAGTGCCCACATCCCTGCTGGGGGGCTGCCATGTGCCTGGTGTCCCAGCCCAGGAGAGGTCTCCGGACACCCACAGGGCTGGGAGAGGCTCACTGGGACGTGGACCTGGCGGGAGGGCAGCCCACCTGGCCAAGTACAGAGCCCAGAGCTTCAGCGACCAGAAGTCCTTTGATCTGTCCTTCAGACCAGTGACTCTCAGGGCCAATGACACATTCACACTTCCCAAGTGA